A region of bacterium DNA encodes the following proteins:
- the recO gene encoding DNA repair protein RecO, with product MPAIRCEAILLRAVDYGESDRIVHLLTESGGRLTAIAKAARRSHRRFPGTLDVFNHLRIEGRLKPRASMAFLEKATLVDPYLGLRRHPARYALANFLVEMLDRLAPEGLVGEDAERLFAYAADSLRLVERVAPTASLRLLLELRGLDALGLRPELGRCVRCGRVAGDEIAQDHRVHFYVPDGGIVCTACSLRLDGLVPVELGTLRSLAAGLASPAEQVDRITLSPRMLAQAARLVFRFQRFHVGVELRSERFLDEVLPVASPESAVAS from the coding sequence ATGCCCGCGATCCGCTGCGAGGCGATCCTCCTGCGCGCCGTCGACTACGGCGAGAGCGATCGGATCGTCCATCTCCTGACCGAGTCCGGAGGGCGCCTCACGGCGATCGCGAAGGCCGCCCGCCGCAGTCATCGCCGATTCCCCGGGACGCTCGACGTCTTCAATCACCTGCGGATCGAGGGGCGCCTGAAGCCGCGCGCGTCGATGGCCTTCCTCGAGAAGGCGACCCTGGTGGATCCCTACCTGGGACTTCGCCGGCATCCGGCGCGCTATGCCCTCGCGAACTTTCTCGTGGAGATGCTCGACCGACTCGCGCCCGAGGGCCTGGTCGGCGAGGACGCCGAGCGCCTCTTCGCGTACGCGGCCGACAGCCTCCGCCTCGTCGAACGGGTCGCCCCGACCGCGTCGCTTCGGCTCCTGCTCGAGCTCCGGGGGCTCGATGCCCTGGGGCTCCGGCCGGAGCTCGGGCGCTGCGTGCGCTGTGGGCGCGTCGCGGGCGACGAGATCGCCCAGGATCATCGCGTGCACTTTTACGTGCCCGACGGCGGGATCGTGTGTACGGCCTGCAGCTTGAGACTCGATGGCCTCGTCCCGGTCGAGCTCGGGACGCTTCGCAGCCTCGCAGCGGGTCTCGCTTCGCCGGCGGAGCAGGTCGATCGGATCACGCTCTCCCCGCGCATGCTCGCGCAGGCCGCTCGCCTCGTGTTCCGGTTCCAGCGCTTCCACGTCGGCGTGGAGCTCCGCAGCGAGCGATTCCTCGACGAGGTCCTGCCCGTCGCGTCGCCGGAGTCCGCCGTCGCGTCCTGA
- a CDS encoding glycine--tRNA ligase encodes METLVSLCAARGFIYPASEIYGGIAGFWDYGPLGVELKNNLKTFWWRRMVREREDVVGIDSSIISHPRTWEASGHVENFSDPMVDCRTCKRRFRSDQIEGERCPEAPKKRAVTDCDLTEARDFNLMLSTQIGASVEESTTAFLRPETCQPIFSGFKRVRESARQKVPFGIAQIGKAFRNEITPRNFTFRSREFEQAEMEFFCHPSERDQWFEHWREYRYQFHRDIGFDDSLLRMRPHADDELAHYANAAEDIEFLFPFGWQEIEGIHDRGDWDLSRHTEYSGKELAITDEQTKERYTPMCIETSVGVDRTSLALLVAAYTEEQLEDGESRTVMKFHPALAPIKAAILPLSKKLAEPAKALNKQLCGQFNTFYDDAGNIGRRYRRQDEVGTPFCLTYDFDSEEDNCVTVRERDTMNQERVPIDTLVHTLRDRLEEGL; translated from the coding sequence ATGGAGACCCTGGTCTCCCTCTGCGCCGCTCGTGGCTTCATCTACCCCGCGAGCGAGATCTACGGCGGCATCGCCGGGTTCTGGGACTACGGCCCGCTCGGGGTCGAGCTCAAGAACAACCTGAAGACCTTCTGGTGGCGCCGGATGGTGCGCGAACGCGAAGACGTGGTCGGCATCGACAGCTCGATCATCTCCCACCCGCGCACGTGGGAGGCTTCGGGACACGTCGAGAACTTCAGCGACCCCATGGTCGATTGTCGGACCTGCAAGCGCCGCTTCCGCTCGGATCAGATCGAGGGAGAGCGCTGCCCGGAGGCGCCGAAGAAGCGGGCGGTGACCGACTGCGACCTGACCGAGGCGCGGGACTTCAACCTGATGCTCTCGACGCAGATCGGGGCCTCGGTCGAGGAATCGACGACCGCGTTCCTGCGGCCCGAGACCTGCCAGCCGATCTTCTCCGGCTTCAAGCGCGTTCGCGAATCCGCCCGTCAGAAGGTCCCTTTCGGCATCGCCCAGATCGGCAAGGCGTTCCGAAACGAGATTACTCCGCGGAACTTCACCTTCCGCAGCCGCGAGTTCGAGCAGGCCGAGATGGAGTTCTTCTGCCATCCGTCCGAGCGGGACCAGTGGTTCGAGCACTGGCGCGAGTATCGCTACCAGTTCCACCGCGACATCGGCTTCGACGATTCGTTGCTGCGCATGCGACCTCATGCCGACGACGAGCTCGCGCACTACGCCAACGCGGCCGAGGACATCGAGTTCCTGTTCCCGTTCGGCTGGCAGGAGATCGAGGGCATCCACGATCGCGGTGACTGGGACCTCTCCCGGCACACCGAGTACTCCGGCAAGGAGCTCGCGATCACCGACGAGCAGACCAAGGAGCGATACACGCCAATGTGTATCGAGACGTCCGTCGGCGTCGACCGGACGTCCCTCGCGCTCCTCGTGGCGGCGTACACGGAAGAACAGCTCGAGGACGGTGAGTCCCGGACGGTCATGAAGTTCCATCCGGCGCTGGCGCCGATCAAGGCGGCGATCCTGCCCCTGTCGAAGAAATTGGCCGAGCCGGCGAAAGCACTGAACAAGCAGCTCTGCGGCCAGTTCAACACCTTCTACGACGACGCCGGCAACATCGGGCGACGCTATCGGCGCCAGGACGAGGTCGGAACGCCCTTCTGCCTGACCTACGACTTCGACTCCGAGGAAGACAACTGCGTGACCGTGCGAGAACGCGACACGATGAACCAGGAGCGCGTCCCGATCGACACGCTCGTCCATACCCTGCGCGATCGTCTGGAGGAGGGGCTGTGA
- the ppdK gene encoding pyruvate, phosphate dikinase — protein MSARKATKKKATKKKATKKAAKKKTTRKKTAKKAAGKKKAGGTKKKAAAKKKAAAARKSAKSAAAKAASQRKVFSFGGGKADGHAAMKETLGGKGANLAEMTSLGIPVPPGFTISTEVCAEFNRRGGKLPPDVKADVLTALANVEQLMEMRFGDPDRPLLVSIRSGARASMPGMMDTVLNLGLNDATVAGLAKLADERFAYDSYRRFIQMYGDVVLGVPHDRFEQRLDAAKEGRGVENDTELTAADLRRVVADYLQIVEETTRAPFPQDPLEQLWGAIGAVFGSWDNARAIAYRRLNDIPDDWGTAVNVQSMVFGNMGDTCATGVAFTRNPSTGEKNFYGEYLKNAQGEDVVAGIRTPQPINEASRAEDTKHLPTLEAEMPKAYKQLVAIYKRLEKHYRDMQDIEFTIQDGTLWMLQTRAGKRTTGAAVQIAVDMAKERLITKEEAISRIEPNSLDQLLHPTIDKDKAPDVVARGLPASPGAAVGQVVFSAEEAEAKAKGGAKVILVRTETSPEDIVGMNASEGILTAKGGMTSHAAVVARGMGKCCVAGCGQLAIDYEKGTMRVGDAVVDAGDWITLNGSTGEVMLGQAATVMPELGGAFSELMRWTDKIRQLNVRTNADTPQDAEVARSFGAEGIGLCRTEHMFFEPGRILAVRQMILASNIADREEALAKLLPMQRGDFEGIFRAMDGLPVTVRLLDPPLHEFLPQTEEDIQAVADSLGRSIGDVRHALESLHEFNPMLGHRGCRLGITFPEIYAMQVRAITEAAVNVAADGVRVKPEIMIPLVAHEKELQQLRQLSEDVIAEVRKENAGTRVKPIIGTMIEVPRAALTADRIADHADFFSFGTNDLTQMAYALSRDDAGNFLPDYVDGGLIDADPFVSIDADGIGQLVRLGAERGRSTRPDLKLGVCGEHGGDPASVRFFAEVGLDYVSCSPYRVPLARLAAAQAAVGRAESDA, from the coding sequence GTGAGCGCTCGCAAGGCCACCAAGAAGAAGGCCACGAAGAAGAAGGCCACGAAGAAGGCCGCCAAGAAGAAGACCACCAGGAAGAAGACCGCCAAGAAGGCGGCCGGCAAGAAGAAGGCCGGCGGCACGAAGAAGAAGGCGGCGGCCAAGAAGAAGGCCGCCGCGGCGCGCAAGAGCGCCAAGAGCGCCGCCGCGAAGGCAGCGAGCCAGCGCAAGGTCTTCTCGTTCGGCGGCGGCAAGGCCGACGGTCACGCGGCCATGAAGGAGACCCTCGGCGGCAAGGGCGCGAACCTCGCCGAGATGACCTCGCTCGGGATCCCGGTCCCCCCCGGCTTCACGATCTCGACCGAGGTCTGCGCCGAGTTCAACCGTCGCGGCGGCAAGCTCCCGCCGGACGTGAAGGCGGACGTGCTGACGGCGCTGGCGAACGTCGAACAGCTGATGGAGATGCGCTTCGGGGACCCGGATCGCCCGCTGCTCGTGTCGATCCGCTCGGGGGCCCGCGCTTCGATGCCAGGCATGATGGACACGGTCCTGAATCTCGGCCTGAACGACGCGACCGTCGCCGGCCTCGCCAAGCTCGCGGACGAGCGATTCGCGTACGACAGCTATCGCCGTTTCATCCAGATGTACGGGGACGTGGTCCTCGGTGTGCCTCACGACCGCTTCGAGCAGCGCCTCGACGCGGCCAAGGAGGGTCGAGGCGTCGAGAACGACACGGAGCTCACGGCGGCGGACCTGCGACGCGTCGTCGCGGACTACCTCCAGATCGTCGAGGAGACGACCCGCGCCCCCTTCCCGCAGGACCCGCTCGAGCAGCTATGGGGCGCGATCGGGGCCGTCTTCGGCTCCTGGGATAACGCGCGCGCGATCGCCTATCGACGCCTCAACGACATCCCGGACGACTGGGGCACGGCGGTCAACGTCCAGTCGATGGTCTTCGGGAACATGGGTGATACCTGCGCGACCGGCGTGGCGTTCACCCGCAACCCCTCGACCGGCGAGAAGAACTTCTACGGCGAGTACCTGAAGAACGCCCAGGGCGAAGACGTCGTCGCGGGGATTCGCACGCCGCAGCCGATCAACGAGGCGAGCCGGGCCGAGGATACGAAGCACCTGCCGACGCTCGAGGCCGAGATGCCGAAGGCGTACAAGCAGCTCGTGGCGATCTACAAGCGCCTCGAGAAGCACTATCGGGACATGCAGGACATCGAGTTCACCATCCAGGACGGCACGCTCTGGATGCTGCAGACGCGGGCCGGCAAGCGCACGACGGGCGCAGCGGTCCAGATCGCCGTCGACATGGCGAAGGAGCGCCTGATCACGAAGGAGGAGGCGATCTCGCGGATCGAGCCCAACTCCCTCGATCAGCTGCTCCACCCGACCATCGACAAGGACAAGGCGCCGGACGTGGTCGCGCGCGGCCTGCCCGCGTCGCCCGGCGCGGCCGTCGGCCAGGTCGTGTTCTCCGCCGAGGAAGCGGAGGCCAAGGCCAAGGGGGGCGCGAAGGTGATCCTGGTCCGGACGGAGACCTCGCCCGAGGACATCGTCGGGATGAACGCGTCCGAGGGGATCCTGACCGCCAAGGGCGGCATGACCTCCCACGCCGCGGTCGTCGCGCGTGGGATGGGCAAGTGCTGCGTGGCCGGCTGCGGTCAGCTCGCGATCGACTACGAGAAGGGCACGATGCGGGTCGGAGACGCCGTCGTGGACGCCGGGGACTGGATCACGCTGAACGGATCGACCGGGGAGGTCATGCTCGGCCAGGCAGCGACGGTGATGCCCGAGCTCGGCGGCGCGTTCTCCGAGCTGATGCGCTGGACGGACAAGATCCGGCAGCTCAACGTGCGCACGAACGCCGATACACCACAGGATGCGGAAGTCGCCCGTTCGTTCGGCGCCGAGGGGATCGGCCTCTGCCGGACGGAGCACATGTTCTTCGAGCCGGGTCGGATCCTGGCCGTGCGTCAGATGATCCTGGCGTCGAACATCGCGGACCGCGAGGAGGCCCTCGCCAAGCTGCTGCCGATGCAGCGGGGCGACTTCGAGGGGATCTTCCGGGCGATGGACGGGCTGCCCGTCACCGTCCGCCTGCTCGATCCGCCGCTCCACGAGTTCCTGCCCCAGACCGAAGAGGACATCCAGGCCGTCGCGGATTCGCTCGGTCGCTCGATCGGCGACGTTCGCCACGCGCTGGAGTCGCTCCACGAGTTCAATCCGATGCTCGGCCATCGCGGCTGTCGCCTCGGCATCACCTTCCCGGAGATCTACGCCATGCAGGTGCGGGCGATCACCGAGGCGGCGGTCAATGTCGCCGCGGACGGGGTCCGCGTGAAGCCCGAGATCATGATCCCGCTCGTCGCCCACGAGAAGGAGCTGCAGCAGCTTCGGCAGCTCTCCGAGGACGTGATCGCGGAAGTGAGGAAGGAGAACGCGGGGACGCGGGTGAAGCCGATCATCGGCACGATGATCGAGGTACCGCGTGCCGCGTTGACCGCGGATCGGATCGCGGACCACGCGGACTTCTTCTCGTTCGGGACGAACGACCTGACGCAGATGGCCTACGCGCTGTCTCGCGACGATGCCGGCAACTTCCTGCCCGACTACGTGGACGGCGGCCTGATCGATGCGGATCCCTTCGTCTCGATCGACGCCGACGGCATCGGCCAGCTGGTCCGTCTCGGCGCCGAGCGGGGCCGCTCGACGCGCCCGGACCTCAAGCTCGGTGTCTGCGGCGAGCACGGCGGTGACCCCGCCAGCGTGCGCTTCTTCGCCGAGGTCGGTCTCGACTACGTCTCCTGCTCGCCGTACCGCGTGCCGCTCGCACGCCTCGCGGCCGCCCAGGCCGCGGTCGGCCGGGCGGAGAGCGACGCATGA